From one Plasmodium coatneyi strain Hackeri chromosome 9, complete sequence genomic stretch:
- a CDS encoding Translation elongation factor EF-1 encodes MEKVYKVQTNIDDFCMREYNGTNHLCIARRSIATGRKQDTSSIRKLREQVEQKVQQKIKEKQGQKALQTLPPGAGESGHMESQSQASKTEGTPNQGEKAVQTKSNLIEVDPRQHLNIIFIGHVDAGKSTACGNILYILGYVDDRTIEKYEREAKEKNRESWFLAFIMDINEEERQKGKTVEVGRAHFETKDRRFTILDSPGHKNFIPNMISGAAQADIGVLIISARKGEFETGFERGGQTREHTLLARTLGINQLIVAINKMDDPTCNWSEARYDEIQKKITPFIKSCGYNINKDVFFVPISGLTGQNLSDHVSDKNSKLYDPRGSWYDTSKPTLFQILNTLSPPPWDEKGPLRIPLLEGYKDNGIIAIGKIESGTLYGNNMSCTLMPNKLKVKVLNVYLEDDEVPYAKPGENVRVKLLGVEEDQISKGFVLCDSLNPCSVVSEFIGRVAIVELLEHKPIITAGYFCIFHAHTTCEEIQFLDMLEVIDKKSKKKKIKPKFIKNDCIVTAHFLLSNPVCIEVYDKLPQLGRFTLRDQGKTIAIGKILELKG; translated from the exons atGGAAAAGGTTTATAAGGTCCAGACAAACATAGATGACTTCTGCATGAGGGAGTATAATGGGACGAATCACCTCTGTATAGCGAGAAGAAGCATAGCGACAGGCCGCAAGCAGGATACATCCAGCATAAGGAAATTGCGGGAGCAAGTGGAGCAGAAGGTACAACAGAAGATAAAAGAGAAGCAAGGTCAAAAGGCACTGCAGACATTACCACCGGGAGCAGGTGAAAGTGGCCATATGGAAAGTCAATCACAAGCGAGCAAAACGGAAGGTACCCCAAATCAAGGAGAAAAAGCTGTACAAACAAAAAGCAATTTGATAGAGGTCGATCCCAGACAACATTtaaacattatttttattggACACGTAGATGCAGGCAAGTCAACTGCCTGTGGAAACATCCTTTACATTCTGGGGTACGTCGATGATAGAACCATAGAAAAGTATGAAAGAGAGgccaaggagaaaaatagaGAGAGCTGGTTTTTGGCGTTTATTATGGATATCAATGAAGAGGAGAgacagaagggaaaaactgTCGAAGTGGGCAGAGCTCACTTTGAAACCAAAGACAGGAGGTTTACAATTTTGGATTCCCCGGGGCATAAGAATTTTATTCCCAATATGATTAGTGGTGCGGCACAGGCTGACATCGGTGTGCTGATCATTTCTGCTCGTAAGGGGGAGTTCGAGACGGGTTTCGAGCGAGGAGGCCAAACACGTGAACACACATTGCTAGCGAGGACGCTAG GAATAAACCAACTCATCGTTGCCATCAACAAGATGGACGACCCCACGTGCAACTGGAGCGAAGCCCGCTACGACGAAatacaaaagaaaataacCCCCTTTATAAAATCGTGCGGGTATAACATAAACAAGGATGTGTTCTTCGTACCCATCTCAGGACTCACCGGACAGAATCTCTCCGACCATGTCTCCGATAAGAACTCCAAGCTTTATGATCCAAGGGGTAGTTGGTATGATACATCTAAGCCCACCCTGTTTCAAATTCTAAACACATTATCACCCCCCCCCTGGGATGAAAAGGGACCTCTAAGAATCCCCCTCTTGGAAGGATACAAAGACAACGGGATCATAGCCATTGGGAAAATCGAATCAGGAACCTTGTATGGAAATAACATGAGTTGTACCCTCATGCCAAATAAGTTAAAAGTCAAAGTGCTGAATGTGTACTTGGAGGATGATGAAGTTCCTTATGCTAAGCCTGGGGAAAATGTTCGCGTGAAGTTGTTAGGCGTAGAAGAGGATCAAATAAGCAAAGGATTCGTTTTGTGTGATTCTTTGAACCCCTGCTCCGTTGTTAGTGAGTTTATTGGACGAGTAGCCATTGTGGAGTTACTTGAACACAAGCCAATCATCACAGCGGGATACTTCTGTATCTTCCACGCCCACACCACTTGTGAGGAAATTCAATTCCTGGACATGCTCGAAGTTATAGATAAAAAgtcgaaaaagaaaaaaataaaacccaaatttattaaaaatgactGCATCGTTACTGCCCACTTTTTGCTCTCCAACCCGGTGTGCATAGAAGTGTATGACAAGCTTCCTCAACTGGGAAGGTTTACCCTGCGGGATCAAGGCAAAACCATAGCCATAGGGAAGATACTGGAGTTGAAGGGGTGA
- a CDS encoding SICA antigen, whose amino-acid sequence MNSTENDELGRSGCDMVYQGKTGVPPWERKLCVYILGNLWRIKEKKEGDEDRNGINGKMREYVQCTIMNLWLYIYQYIYCEMTSIMQSAYEAMQIFYKTLQTKQGENYSICEYGKFTTMKIGSTNILDYIFNRTRTRGQLMGKIKEMKPGDYCDRKRNNVNKEDEAENGEKEKYKTVEAEVPDLQNKLAIVKRNLQKVAQSVPARPNGQIPPHQPTVSAGQPSAAAAPQQKMTTQQFNFISQLLERWIRAGKVGDLDNFGDLIWKDLKKFWQDMMYNIEVDGKEDGEMCSTLSKDTNEEKGLCKLLARMFLWMDGLKQEHEDQGPKGVRRTYWKKREDGDELEKEELKSYYRCLIGKLTILKMLGQHCKLKEVSKHIKSEIDMKRKNFNGGNQLCKDVDFGSLYLGKKFMWDKIKEWIDDFNIGDDYGVGLPKVDKENSKLHTIRDEVQNNTICPKGGEKSIDPETLQNLEIKVIDDDNEDLSLEEATDHPEKKPSGKEELNKVLKEAEVKKEEDETVLVQRIKDSLWNKFQEHKAGVQKRHQEKLAKSNEQGEQDQGTQRVQLPQKPQAPPPKPQGKECNDRDLCERVNCVAETWTKIREINSIIFGRSWPNKFWDNDVKKELGRLSNYMLQKKEEVAKECASMSGANKEACELLTAGLKHIYNTQVDMNNIDKDQAKHNRPFYQTMSCAALNLYADMLIKKTEGQPCPITEVEIGKMFNKGNGQKDKWCTDKSKSGDCVKCERKPNFDCEIKYNNNTYNVKTKVNGFLLNDTNITNTFTTINNATTLCQRANCVAHNWFKDREAGGKQNWCTFWDPDAKSRLNEISKKMVDGSATMGTLCGTADEKGTAWSAAEKEACKLITAGLKGIYEVQENERESDRTKARNNRLTEQTLHCLFLNAYADILIQKTEGHTCPITETEIKEMFKKGNDKKEDWCVNNKTKQSNNCVTCTREPNLKCELRVDSKLWDEEKSKKCLTYNKNIKKKLDDLLEKNSEIEKTFTTIRNASTLCERAQCVADKWVQNRTSGGLSKTYNDMWGTGDIGADLEKLSKAMTSDSTPTGNVCQDFQGNGGTNGPANKKACELIAKGLHHIYKIPAEKTDSHPEDNQLFKRTFSCVLLNAYADKIKEKCSTMQEEKIKEMFSKGNTQMETWCVDKENNGKVKCLKCEWDTTYKNCQVGKGSNIQKVGDKVQDVFENGKTDLEKPQINQALDSITNICTRTTNKPDQSAAASSQPSAGVLRSDSEDGEIATLPGKNPQSINDLEVLPPDLDGHDNLVGCFGEDCNLDDDYLRSGTYSSTGKYGIVTATEITSNIVGPNVDNSTGEDGQERKDVSVPTSGTGSLPGGPGTATATPRSQDPETGANVPDSSGGGGGSGSSSTSSSSSGGHSSGTGSDPSVVPGAPGGTGGNTIGQGGPGPRGPNGPRGPNGPSGPTGQSPGPGQQPPPPGPSPGIPSAPRRPLTTQKGSQTANSSPGDVTIGKGGRGKVTVGTPLPPAVPLTNKINSSNVTPYLPLIPVTIAASVTSYLLWKYFALPGKRKRHRRAHEVSGPTLEEPLHDHVDDQNGPHEYTLVKERKQPGSAPERTKGEKKQGVGRRTIIDIHLEVLDECQREDLHSTKEDYLQIIVEEFMRREFIKEEKDKIWEDLEKILKDMIKAVEPNHHLINELCSGSATNEENNRDNTDKRLCKTMVKMLMYMDGVKIGTYNSIVSVEDKFGGEKLESYLRCLVGRLAMVKWFGRHCRLEKVEQDVIQAEQATMFANVKGGKYKECEGMDLGSLRIAGKYIWPEMYKWTKNNEGLPWELKKTVKEWDECTGENSRENIKARSKNKGEKRNKEIFGVDGEDELRALVEDKEEWPKEDMKEILGEIKKNESGDESVLVQRIRDSLDKKFQEHKAKVERERAEKAAQVARATIEECKNGGKLCERVTCVTNQYHTDKGGNPDWDQMWRDVVKMVDPLVDAISKADTKADSYCNDDRWNNNAVTFAEREVCKFIARGLHHIYRTQTGDGRTDDRAKNDQRFKRTMECVLLNDYVDKLKEKAKKKGNCDVERGINEAFKKSEQIKNETVPCNSDNNCAVCLKEDYKNCTVGQDNLKEKVTTMLQQKNQDIQKTLEEICKDCNKEPTLCERTKCVTITWFQDRKSPTIGNQNWCTFWDPDVKGKLTGLSEKIAKDDTEVAALCDKIDEKSAILSKAQKEACNYIVKGLKYIYGVQSGSSSMDSNNRIFKQTMYCLFLNAYADKLKEKNPTCINEDTIKEAFKKGNEKKDPWCLDKEKGDCAVCKREENYGECKLDINKSLWKPGMCETDKDDVKKKVDGLLNSDGKIKTTLNTISSTNNLCNRAKCVTTQWFKNRKDRTSKQHWCNFWGENDVGKLLEGLSKAITKNNRAKGGVCDNIKGTNGTYVEANKQACNYIARGLEYIYSIQSESENMKHKDNGLFNRTMSCVLLNAYADRLLKQNKSCISEETLKQAFSKGNENRDSWCADKKKYGNDCVECKREYNLDCTLNVDENLWDVKGSASCMEHKDNVKKKVEELFQQNNGKKNKEIDEMNQTLKDLCTVTVTPAAAKPAATKPATTKPVQKGTRESVANPGKADVDENGLPKLDDDIPFKNTGINNTLDPIGYNTYGSSTGTSISTTTTVLDPPNVHIPNSASSATAEGKGDSASTGKHADSETPSTRTDTQTPSGSAVLPPVPAKNADELSTQNPVDQTGTSQDVSKEVTKDSVKQAGEALSTDRKDVQTALSDSSTTLTAPRTNEPQLPVPDPQIPLPDQATQQPGSSGPGVVGDPGAGIPVVPGAGVPGSVSPVVTPGRGGGGKAPQGPIGPAGPAVNIVPGAGVTRGVVQVSGGYKKGPSKMKVVNGKDGWKEGIDPFLPYLPLASVFLGTSVISYLLWKVTNTSFFTLNLHFYFFLFGKRRKRHRRSHQVRGPPTLEEQPLDHVDDQDGPHEYILVKERRQPRSVPTGTKKPKKWGADRRPAGRRTIIDIHLEVLHECQKGGLHSTKEDFLSILVQEFMGSSFIKEENVSKESVFKESVPKEQVRSSRLGSQVWDPGSEYGIQSSG is encoded by the exons ATGAACAGTACGGAGAATGATGAATTGGGAAGGAGTGGATGCGACATGGTTTATCAGGGGAAAACGGGAGTACCACCGTGGGAGAGAAagttgtgtgtgtatattttagGGAATTTATGGAggattaaggaaaaaaaggagggtgATGAGGACCGTAATggaataaatggaaaaatgagaGAATATGTTCAATGTACAATAATGAATCTatggttatatatataccagtatatatattgtgaaATGACAAGTATAATGCAAAGCGCCTATGAAGCAATGCAGATTTTCTACAAAACGCTCCAGACCAAACAGGGGGAAAACTACAGTATATGCGAGTACGGAAAATTCACTACTATGAAAATAGGAAGCACAAATATATTGGACTATATATTTAATAGAACGAGGACAAGAGGGCAActtatgggaaaaataaaggaaatgaagCCGGGAGATTACTGTGataggaaaagaaataatgtTAACAAGGAGGACGAAGcagaaaatggggaaaaagagaaatataaaacGGTCGAGGCGGAAGTTCCAGATTTACAGAATAAATTAGCAATAGTGAAGAGGAATTTACAGAAAGTAGCACAATCTGTACCAGCTCGCCCTAATGGACAGATCCCACCACATCAACCAACAGTATCAGCAGGACAACCAAgtgcagcagcagcaccgcaacaaaaaatgaccacGCAGCAGTTTAATTTCATATCCCAATTATTGGAAAGATGGATAAGGGCAGGAAAAGTGGGAGATTTGGACAATTTTGGG GACCTTATATGGAAGGATCTGAAGAAATTCTGGCAAGACATGATGTATAATATAGAGGTGGATGGAAAGGAGGATGGAGAAATGTGTTCCACGTTGAGCAAGGACACCAACGAGGAAAAAGGGTTATGCAAACTTCTAGCAAGAATGTTTCTTTGGATGGATGGATTAAAGCAAGAGCACGAAGACCAAGGGCCGAAGGGAGTAAGGCGCACTtactggaaaaaaagagaggatgGGGATGAACTAGAAAAGGAGGAGCTCAAATCTTATTATAGGTGTTTAATTGGAAAACTTACTATTCTAAAAATGTTAGGACAACATTGTAAGTTAAAGGAAGTATCAAAACACattaaaagtgaaatagacatgaaaagaaagaattttaACGGTGGGAATCAACTCTGTAAGGACGTGGATTTCGGAAGTTTATATTTGGGGAAAAAGTTCATGTGggataaaattaaagaatgGATAGATGATTTTAATATTGGAGATGATTATGGTGTTGGGTTACCGAAAGTAGATAAAGAAAACAGCAAATTGCACACAATAAGGGACGAAGTACAAAACAATACAATTTGCCCAAAGggcggggaaaaaagtattgACCCAGAAACCTTACAAAATTTAGAAATAAAAGTTATCGACGACGATAATGAAGACCTATCCCTAGAGGAAGCCACTGACCATCCCGAGAAGAAACCttcagggaaggaagagttgAATAAAGTATTGAAGGAAGCggaagtaaagaaggaagaagatgagACTGTCCTTGTACAACGGATAAAGGATTCATTGTGGAACAAATTTCAAGAGCATAAGGCAGGTGTTCAAAAGAGGCATCAGGAAAAATTAGCTAAGTCGAATGAGCAGGGCGAACAAGATCAGGGGACACAGAGAGTACAACTACCACAGAAACCACAAGCACCACCACCTAAACCGCAAG GTAAGGAATGTAATGACAGGGACCTATGTGAACGTGTCAATTGTGTAGCAGAAACGTGGACAAAAATCAGGGAGATAAATAGTATAATATTCGGAAGGAGCTGG ccgAACAAATTTTGGGATAATGATGTCAAGAAAGAACTGGGACGACTCTCTAATTACATGCTccagaagaaagaggaggTTGCCAAGGAATGTGCTAGCATGAGCGGTGCAAATAAGGAGGCATGTGAGTTGCTGACTGCAggattaaaacatatatacaatacTCAGGTAGATATGAACAATATTGACAAAGATCAAGCGAAACATAATAGACCATTTTATCAAACTATGTCTTGTGCAGCATTAAACCTTTATGCAGATATGCTTATAAAGAAGACAGAGGGTCAGCCATGTCCTATCACCGAAGtagaaataggaaaaatgtttaataaaggaaatggaCAGAAGGATAAGTGGTGTACTGATAAAAGTAAGAGCGGTGATTGTGTTAAGTGTGAAAGAAAACCTAACTTTGATTGTGAAATAaagtataataataacacaTACAATGTAAAGACGAAAGTGAATGGATTCCTCCTGAACGACACCAACATAACTAATACCTTCACTACCATAAATAATGCAACTACTTTATGTCAACGTGCAAATTGTGTAGCACACAATTGGTTTAAAGACAGAGAGGCAGGTGGCAAACAAAATTGG TGCACATTTTGGGATCCGGACGCCAAGAGTAGACTGAACGAAATATCTAAAAAAATGGTGGATGGAAGCGCAACCATGGGTACACTGTGCGGAACCGCTGATGAGAAGGGCACTGCATGGAGTGCTGCAGAAAAGGAGGCCTGCAAGCTTATTACTGCAGGTTTAAAGGGCATTTATGAAGTTCAGGAGAATGAGAGAGAGTCGGACAGGACAAAAGCAAGGAATAATAGATTAACAGAACAAACCCTGCATTGTCTGTTCCTGAATGCGTACGCAGATATACTTATACAGAAAACAGAGGGGCACACTTGCCCCATCacagaaacagaaataaaagaaatgtttaaaaagggaaatgatAAGAAGGAGGACTGGTGTGTGAATAATAAGACTAAGCAGAGTAATAATTGTGTTACTTGCACAAGGGAACCTAATCTAAAGTGCGAACTAAGAGTAGATAGCAAACTGtgggatgaagaaaaaagtaaaaagtgcCTGACatacaataaaaatataaaaaagaagttggATGACTTGCTCGAAAAAAATAgcgaaatagaaaaaacattCACTACCATAAGAAATGCAAGTACTTTATGTGAACGCGCACAATGTGTAGCAGACAAATGGGTCCAAAACAGAACATCGGGAGGCTTGAGTAAAACTTAT AATGACATGTGGGGAACGGGTGATATAGGGGCAGATTTGGAGAAACTGTCTAAAGCTATGACAAGTGATAGTACACCTACCGGGAATGTATGTCAAGACTTTCAGGGTAACGGTGGTACAAATGGCCCTGCTAATAAAAAGGCATGTGAGCTTATTGCTAAAGGATTACatcatatatacaaaattcCTGCAGAAAAAACAGATTCACATCCTGAGGACAACCAATTATTTAAGAGAACTTTCTCTTGTGTCTTATTAAATGCATACgcagataaaataaaagaaaaatgttcgacgatgcaggaagaaaaaataaaggaaatgttTAGTAAAGGAAATACACAGATGGAAACTTGGTGTGTGGATAAGGAGAATAATGGGAAGGTTAAGTGTTTGAAATGTGAATGGGATACAACttataaaaattgtcaaGTAGGCAAAGGCAGCAACATTCAGAAGGTAGGGGACAAAGTACAGGATGTGTTCGAGAATGGGAAAACTGACCTCGAAAAGCCGCAAATAAATCAAGCTCTAGATTCCATAACTAACATATGTACAAGAACTACTAACAAACCAGACCAATCAGCTGCTGCATCATCCCAACCTTCAGCAGGAGTGTTAAGGAGTGATAGTGAAGATGGGGAAATTGCAACACTACCAGGTAAGAATCCACAGAGTATCAATGATTTGGAAGTTCTTCCTCCGGACCTTGATGGTCATGACAATCTAGTAGGATGTTTTGGTGAAGATTGTAACCTTGACGACGATTATTTGAGAAGTGGTACCTATTCCAGTACtggaaaatatggaattgTTACTGCCACTGAAATTACTTCTAACATTGTAGGCCCTAATGTAGATAATAGTACAGGGGAAGATGGACAGGAACGAAAGGATGTTAGTGTTCCAACTTCTGGAACTGGATCCTTACCTGGAGGTCCAG GTACTGCCACCGCGACTCCCAGGTCCCAGGATccag AAACAGGTGCAAATGTTCCCGACAGTTCAGGTGGTGGAGGTGGCAGTGGTAGTAGTAGTAcaagtagtagtagtagtggtGGTCACAGTAGTGGTACAGGCAGTGACCCAAGTGTCGTACCTGGTGCCCCAGGTGGTACTGGTGGGAACACTATTGGACAAGGTGGTCCTGGTCCAAGGGGTCCTAATGGTCCAAGGGGTCCTAATGGTCCAAGTGGCCCAACTGGTCAAAGTCCTGGTCCAGGACAACAGCCCCCACCACCTGGACCATCACCAGGTATACCATCAgcaccaagaagaccattaACAACACAGAAAGGATCCCAAACAGCAAATTCATCACCTGGGGATGTTACAATAGGAAAAGGTGGTCGAGGGAAGGTTACCGTAGGCACcccccttcctcctgctgTCCCACTTACTAACAAGATCAACTCGTCTAATGTTActccataccttcctttaattcctGTGACTATCGCCGCCTCTGTTACGAGTTATCTGCtgtggaag TATTTTGCACTACCCGGTAAAAGAAAACGTCACAGGAGAGCTCATGAAGTATCTGGTCCAACATTGGAAGAACCACTCCatgatcatgtggacgaccagaatggtccacatgaatataccttagtaaaggagcGAAAACAACCAGGATCTGCTccagaaagaacaaaaggggaaaaaaaacagggtgTTGGTCGCcgcaccattattgatatccatttagaagtcttagacgaatgtcaaagggaagacctgcattcgacgaaggaagattaTCTTCAAATCATTGTGGAAGAATTTATGAGAAGagaatttataaaagaagaaaag GACAAAATATGGGAAGACCtcgaaaaaatattgaaagATATGATTAAGGCTGTGGAACCCAATCATCACTTAATAAATGAACTCTGTTCCGGTTCAGCAACTAATGAGGAAAACAATAGGGATAATACTGACAAGAGGCTATGCAAAACTATGGTGAAAATGTTAATGTATATGGATGGGGTAAAAATTGGAACATACAACAGCATAGTGTCTGTGGAAGATAAATTTGGCGGGGAAAAATTAGAATCTTATTTAAGATGCCTAGTAGGGAGGCTAGCTATGGTAAAATGGTTTGGAAGACACTGTAGATTAGAGAAAGTTGAACAAGATGTAATTCAGGCTGAGCAGGCTACAATGTTCGCAAAtgtaaagggggggaagtataAGGAGTGTGAAGGCATGGATTTAGGAAGTTTAAGAATTGCAGGGAAGTACATATGGCCAGAAATGTATAAGTGGACAAAGAACAATGAAGGACTTCCGTGGGAATTGAAGAAAACAGTGAAGGAGTGGGATGAATGTACAGGAGAGAATAGtagagaaaatataaaagccAGAAGTAagaacaaaggggaaaagagaaataaggaaatatttgGTGTAGACGGCGAGGATGAACTGAGGGCCTTAGTTGAggataaggaagaatggcCAAAGGAGGATATGAAGGAAATATTaggagaaataaagaagaatgaaagcGGGGATGAGAGTGTCCTTGTACAACGGATAAGGGATTCACTGGACAAAAAATTTCAAGAGCATAAGGCAAAAGTAGAAAGGGAGAGGGCTGAGAAAGCGGCACAAGTAGCCAGAGCAACAA TTGAAGAATGTAAGAACGGAGGTAAATTATGTGAACGCGTAACATGTGTAACAAATCAGTACCATACGGACAAGGGAGGGAATCCCGACTGG GATCAAATGTGGAGGGATGTAGTGAAAATGGTTGATCCACTAGTAGATGCAATATCTAAGGCGGACACGAAGGCGGACAGTTATTGCAATGACGATAGATGGAACAATAATGCAGTGACTTTTGCAGAAAGGGAAGTGTGCAAGTTCATTGCTAGGGGACtgcatcatatatatagaactcAGACAGGCGACGGACGGACGGACGATAGGGCCAAGAATGACCAAAGATTTAAAAGAACTATGGAATGTGTTCTACTGAACGATTATGTcgataaattaaaagaaaaagcgaagaagaaagggaattgTGATGTTGAGAGAGGCATTAATGAAGCCTTTaagaaaagtgaacaaattaaaaatgaaacagtTCCATGCAACAGTGATAATAACTGTGCTGTGTGTTTAAAGGAAGACtataaaaattgtacagTAGGCCAAGATAACTTAAAGGAGAAAGTGACAACAATGCTCCAACAGAAGAATCAGGACATTCAGAAAACCCtggaagaaatat GCAAAGACTGTAACAAGGAACCCACCTTATGTGAACGTACAAAGTGCGTGACAATTACTTGGTTCCAGGACAGGAAATCTCCTACCATAGGAAATCAGAACTGG TGCACATTCTGGGATCCGGACgtaaaggggaaattaaCAGGTCTGTctgaaaaaatagcaaaggACGACACAGAGGTCGCTGCTTTATGCGATAAAATTGATGAGAAGAGCGCTATACTGAGTAAAGCACAGAAGGAAGCGTGTAATTACATAGTTAAAggattaaaatatatatatggtgtcCAAAGTGGAAGTAGTAGTATGGATAGCAATAACAGAATATTTAAGCAAACCATGTACTGCCTATTCCTGAATGCCTATGCCGATaaattgaaagaaaagaatccTACTTGCATAAACGAAGATACCATAAAAGAAGCATTTAAGAAAGGGAATGAGAAGAAAGATCCTTGGTGTTTGGATAAGGAGAAGGGTGATTGTGCAGTGTGTAAACGGGAGGAAAACTATGGAGAATGTAAATTAGACATAAATAAAAGTCTCTGGAAGCCAGGAATGTGCGAGACAGACAAAGATgatgtaaagaaaaaagtggatgGGCTGCTCAACAGTGATGGTAAAATAAAGACAACACTAAATACTATAAGTTCTACAAATAACTTATGCAATCGTGCAAAGTGCGTAACAACACAATGGTTTAAGAACAGAAAGGACAGGACTAGCAAGCAACACTGg TGTAACTTTTGGGGGGAGAACGACGTCGGTAAATTATTGGAGGGTCTGTCTAAGGCTATAACGAAGAACAACAGAGCCAAAGGAGGAGTGTGCGATAACATTAAAGGGACAAATGGTACATATGTAGAAGCAAACAAGCAAGCTTGTAATTACATTGCTCGAGGattagaatatatatatagtatccAAAGTGAAAGCGAGAATATGAAACATAAGGATAACGGGCTATTTAATCGAACTATGTCATGCGTTCTATTGAACGCTTATGCTGACAGATTGCTCAAACAGAATAAGTCTTGCATATCGGAGGAGACTTTAAAACAGGCATTTAGTAAAGGGAATGAGAACAGGGACTCCTGGTGTGCAGATAAGAAGAAGTATGGTAATGACTGTGTTGAGTGTAAAAGGGAATATAACTTAGATTGCACACTAAACGTGGATGAAAATCTATGGGATGTAAAAGGAAGTGCAAGTTGCATGGAACACAAAGAtaatgtaaagaaaaaagtagagGAACTGTTCCAACAAAATAATGgcaaaaagaataaggaaataGATGAAATGAATCAAACTCTGAAAGATTTATGTACTGTGACAGTTACACCTGCGGCTGCCAAACCAGCTGCCACTAAACCAGCAACTACGAAACCTGTTCAAAAAGGAACGCGGGAAAGTGTCGCAAATCCAGGTAAGGCGGACGTTGATGAAAATGGGCTACCTAAATTAGACGATGATATACCTTTCAAGAATACCGGCATCAATAATACTCTGGATCCCATTGGTTACAACACATATGGTTCCAGCACAGGTACTTCTATTAGTACTACTACTACCGTCCTAGATCCCCcgaatgtacatattcccAATTCTGCCTCCTCAGCTACAGCAGAAGGGAAAGGTGACAGTGCTTCTACAGGTAAACACGCTGATAGTGAAACTCCAAGCACAAGAACAGACACTCAAACTCCTTCAGGCTCCGCAGTCCTACCTCCAGTTccag CAAAAAATGCAGATGAACTTTCCACTCAGAACCCTGTTGACCAAACAGGGACTAGTCAGGATGTCAGTAAAGAGGTTACTAAGGATAGTGTTAAACAGGCGGGTGAAGCCCTTAGCACCGATAGAAAAGATGTGCAGACTGCTTTATCTGATTCTTCCACTACACTTACTGCTCCAAGAACAAATGAACCACAACTTCCGGTGCCCGATCCTCAGATTCCCCTTCCTGATCAAGCCACTCAGCAACCTGGTTCCTCTGGTCCTGGTGTGGTTGGTGACCCTGGGGCAGGTATTCCTGTAGTGCCAGGTGCAGGTGTTCCAGGGTCTGTCAGTCCTGTTGTTACACCTggtaggggtggtggtgggaAGGCTCCCCAAGGTCCAATTGGTCCTGCTGGTCCGGCAGTTAACATTGTACCAGGAGCTGGAGTTACACGAGGTGTGGTTCAAGTTTCTGGGGGATACAAAAAAGGACCCTCTAAGATGAAAGTTGTAAACGGTAAGGatggttggaaggaagggatcgaccctttccttccttaccttcctttggcCTCTGTGTTCCTTGGTACTTCTGTCataagttatctcctttggaaggtaacaAACACCTCATTTTTCACCTTAAATCTACACTTC tattttttcctttttggtaaaagaagaaaacgtcacagaagatctcatcaagtacgtggtcctccaactttggaagaacaacctcttgatcatgtggacgaccaggatgGTCCCcatgaatatattttagtaaaggaacgcagacaaccaagatctgttcCAACGGGGACGAAgaagccaaaaaaatggggtgcTGATCGTCGCCCTGCTGGTCGCcgcaccattattgatatccatttagaagtcttacacgaatgtcaaaaagggggcctgcattcgacgaaggaagacttccTCAGCATTCTTGTTCAAGAGTTTATGGGGTCAAGcttcataaaagaagaaaatgtctctaaggaaagtgtttttaaagaaagtgtccctaaggaacaggttcgaAGTTCACGTTTAGGGTCCCAGGTGTGGGACCCGGGTTCAGAGTATGGGATCCAGAGTTCAGGTTAA